From the Streptococcus halotolerans genome, the window CCAGCGGATGACCAAGCAAGAGCGTTACCGTGCACATCTGTAATCATAACAATAGTGTTGTTAAATGTAGCGTGAATGTGAGCAATACCTGACTCGATATTCTTTTTCACACGACGTTTACGTGTTGGTTTAGCCAATTTATTTACCTCCTATTTTATTTTTTCTTACCTGCAATCGCAACAGCTTTACCTTTACGAGTACGAGCGTTGTTTTTGGTATTTTGTCCACGAACAGGAAGTCCGCGACGGTGACGGATACCACGGTATGAACCGATTTCCATCAAACGTTTAATGTTCAAGTTTACTTCACGACGAAGGTCACCTTCAACTTTAATTGCATCAACTTCACGACGGATAGCATCTTCTTGATCTGTTGTTAAATCTTTAACACGGATATCTTCTGATACACCAGCTGCAGCCAAGATTTTTTTAGATGTTGTTAATCCGATACCGTACACATAAGTAAGTGAAATTACTACGCGCTTATCATTTGGAATATCAACTCCAGCAATACGAGCCATTTTTTCTCCTTTCTATATTATCCTTGACGTTGTTTGTGTTTTGGATTTGTTGGACAAATTACCATAACACGTCCATTACGACGAATCACTTTACAGTGTTCGCAAATTGGTTTAACCGATGGTCTTACCTTCATGTTTTATCCCTCCAATTATTTCGATTATTTAAAGCGGTATGTGATACGTCCACGAGTTAAATCATATGGACTCATCTCTACTGTCACACGGTCACCAACTAAAATACGAATGTAATTTTTGCGGATTTTTCCAGAAACAGTCGCCAAAATTTGGTGTCCATTTTCTAATTCAACTGTAAACATCGCGTTAGGCATGGTTTCAACAACCTTACCTTCAATTTCAATCACGTCTTCCTTTGCCACGCAAAAGTCCCCCTCTAAATTTCGATTTGATTTCCCCTGAAAACAGAGGTAACAATTATAAGTCAGACTAAGTTATTCTATCACAACTACGTCTATATAGCAAGCAAGATTTATCAATTATTTGATATGATCAATTGCTTTTTTAACATCTTTAAACACTTGGTCGATTTCTTGATTACCTTCAATATCAGTCACAAGATTTTGCTCACGATAGTGATCTAAAATTGGCTGACCTTGTGCAATATTAACATCCAAACGACGTTTTACCGTCTCTGGTTTATCATCTTCACGTTGATAGTAATCATCTTCGTTGTAATCGTCTGCCGGTGGATTGAAAACTTTATGGAAGGTTTCTCCCGTTTCCTTGTGAATAATACGGCCACTTAAACGTTCTACCAAACTATCTGGATCGACATCAATATTGATAACACCATCAAGCGCTAATCCTAATTCTGACAATATGTTATCTAAGGCATGAGCTTGTTCGATTGTACGTGGGTAACCATCTAACAAGAAGCCATTTTCTTTAATATCCGACTCTGCCAAACGTTCTTTTACAATACCGTTTGTGACCTCATCTGGCACTAACTCACCTTTGTCAATATAAGACTTTGCTAGTTTACCCATCTCCGTTTCATTTTTCATGGCAGCACGGAACATATCGCCTGTTGAAATATGTGAAACCCCATAAGTGTCAACAATTTTAGCTGCTTGAGTTCCCTTACCTGCACCAGGTAGACCCATGATTAAAAGATGCATTTGATTCTCCTTTTAAGATAATCCTTAGAAACCATGCGTTTCTAGTAAGTTTTGTTTTCAAATAAATCTGCCTGACATAGACAGACTTATTTAAAAACAAAATAGAAGGTTGACTTTGTCAACCTGCACTCTATTTTGTATTCATAAAGCCAACATATTTCTTTTTCAATAAGTAGCCTTCT encodes:
- the rpmJ gene encoding 50S ribosomal protein L36, translating into MKVRPSVKPICEHCKVIRRNGRVMVICPTNPKHKQRQG
- the infA gene encoding translation initiation factor IF-1; protein product: MAKEDVIEIEGKVVETMPNAMFTVELENGHQILATVSGKIRKNYIRILVGDRVTVEMSPYDLTRGRITYRFK
- the rpsM gene encoding 30S ribosomal protein S13, coding for MARIAGVDIPNDKRVVISLTYVYGIGLTTSKKILAAAGVSEDIRVKDLTTDQEDAIRREVDAIKVEGDLRREVNLNIKRLMEIGSYRGIRHRRGLPVRGQNTKNNARTRKGKAVAIAGKKK
- a CDS encoding adenylate kinase encodes the protein MHLLIMGLPGAGKGTQAAKIVDTYGVSHISTGDMFRAAMKNETEMGKLAKSYIDKGELVPDEVTNGIVKERLAESDIKENGFLLDGYPRTIEQAHALDNILSELGLALDGVINIDVDPDSLVERLSGRIIHKETGETFHKVFNPPADDYNEDDYYQREDDKPETVKRRLDVNIAQGQPILDHYREQNLVTDIEGNQEIDQVFKDVKKAIDHIK